CGGGTTTCCAGCAGATTCTGATTGGCAAGGCCGCACACCGGCGCCAGCCCGCCGCCGGCGATACGAGCAAAAATCGGCGGCAACAGTGCAGCAATTTCGGCGCTTGGTGGTGGTGGCAGTGGATCGCCGTTGCTGTAGGCTTCGAGCAAAGCCAGCGTGTAGGCTTCGTCGGCGTTGAACAGCGCGCCAAGTTCATTACTGAGAAAAACGCCGGGCGGGCATGAATCCCATTCTTCCTCGGTGTCGTTGTAATTGATGTACGCCTGCAGCCGACGTTCGTGGCTCGGGCTCAGATCGCTGGTCCAGCTCGCTTGCAGGTAAGCGTTGTCATCATCAACGTTGTGGTAGGGCGCCGACTCATACGGATCGAGTTCGGTAATTTCCTTGTCGCCGCGCTTGAATCCGAACTGGGCACTGAGGCGATCGCCGTCGGCGGTCTGTTGCTGCCAGGCCGCATTGATGAAGGCGCTGTCGTAGCCGTCGTATTGCTTGTCGCCCTCTTCGTTGATGTCAAAGCCGTCGTCGGCGCGGGTACCGACGGTCAGCCGGTAATCGCTGCCGGCTTCGGTGTGACCACCGTGACGCAGCAGGGTATCGCGGATCTGTTTGTCACCTTGGCTGACCGTCAGCGTGGTGCCAGCGGCATCGACCGGATGCCGGGTGATGATGTTGACGATGGCGAAAAACGAATTGGCGCCATACAGCGCGCTGTTGGGACCGCGCGTCACTTCGATGCGCTGAACATCGTCGAGCGCCAGCGGAATGTCGTTCCACAGGATGCGCGCCAGCGCGGGTTCGAACACCGAGCGGCCATCGATCAACACTTGCATGCGATGGGCGTTTTCTTCAACCAGACCGTGATAGCCGACCGTCGCGGTATGGCCATAGCGGTAACCGACCAGCATGCCGGGTACCAGTCGCAGTACTTCCGGCAGCGTGCGGGCGCCGGACAATCGAATCAGTTCACGGTCGATGAGGGTGACAGCGGCCGGGACTTCGGCTTGCGGCTGTTTCAACCGCGACGCCGTCAGCACCATCGGCATCTCGGCGAACAGTGCGTCATCGGCGCTGCCACCGGCCAGCACATCGTCTTGCGCGTTTACCGACAACGCCATCAGCAGCGCTGCACCGCCTGCCAACCACATGCGCATGATCGCGCCTTTGCCACCAAGCCTGACGCCCACTGTAGTGCAGTTGGGCCGGGCCTGCCAATTGGCTTGGGCGCGCGGGGGCCCATGCTATGCTATCGGCCCCGCCTGGAGAGACGCGTGTGAACAGTCCGGTTTTGAACGAACAGGCCGCTGATGCAATGGATGTCACGGCGGAATTGCAACGCTTGTCGACGCTGGTCGGCGACATGCTGGCGGACGCCAATCGGCTCGGCGCCAGCGCGGCCGAAGTGGCGGTCAGCCGCGACGTCGGCCTGCAGGTCCAGGTGCGCAATGGCGACGTCGAAACGGTTGAGTTCAATCGCGATGGCGGCTTCGGCATCACGGTGTATTTTGGCCAGCGCAAAGCCAGCGTCAGCAGCACCGATACCCGTGCCGAAGCACTGCAACTTGCGGTCCGCAAGGCCTGCGAGATTGCCCGGCATACCGCCGATGATCCCTATGCCGGCCTGCCCGATGCTGACCGTCTGGCCACCGTTTTTCCCGAGCTGTCGCTGGACCATCCGTATGGCATGACGGCAGACCAGGCGGTCGAGCTGGCGCTGCGCTGTGAAGCCGCTGGTTTGGCCCGCCATCCGCAGGTCAAGAAAACCGATTCGGTCAGCTTCAGCAGCCATCGTGGTGTGCGTTTCTACGGCAATAGTCTCGGCTTCATGGCCGGCGTGCCGAGCACGCGCCATTCGCTGTCCGCGACCTTGATTGCCGAAGATGCCGGCGGCATGCAGCGTGACTGGTGGTACACCGTCGCCCGCGATCCGGCTGAGTTGTTGAGCGCGGAAGAGGTCGGCCGCAAAGCGGCAGACCGCGCCGCCCGCCGGCTTGGCGCTCGCCGGATGCGGACCGGCAGCGTACCGGTGATCTTGGTGCCGGAAGTGGCGCGCGGATTTCTCGGCCATTTGCTGTCGGCCATTCGCGGCGGCAATCTGTATCGCAAGGCGTCATTTTTGTGCGATGCGCTCGGCAAGCCGGTGCTGCCGGACTGGCTCAGTCTGCGCGAGCTGCCACACGTGCCGAAAGCGCTTGGCAGCGGGGCGTTCGATGATGAAGGCGTTGCCACTTATGAGCACGACATTGTCCGTGCCGGCGTGCTGGACAGTTATGTGCTGAGCAGCTATTCGGCGCGGCGGCTCGGTTTGCGGAGCACCGGCAATGCCGGTGGTGTGCACAATATTGCGGTGCAAAGCCAGCAGCAGAAACGCAGTTTTGACCAGTTGCTGCGTGAGCTGAATGAAGGGGTGGTCATTACCTCGGTAATGGGCCAGGGCGTCAACATCGTGACCGGTGATTACTCGCGCGGCGCCAGCGGTTTTTATGTCGCCAACGGCGAGATTCAATACCCGGTCGAAGAGATCACCATTGCCGGCCAGCTGCCGCAATTGCTGCACGGCATTCGTGCCATGGCGGACGATGTTGAAATGCAATCCTTGATCTGGACCGGTTCGCTGCTGGTCGAAGGATTTACCGTGGCCAGCCAAGGCAACAGCGACGAGTAAAGCGTCGCGGGCGGCGAATGCGAACGGGCGGTGCGGCCGTGAGTTGGCAATGCTTCGCGCACTCGGTCGGAGACGTGGCCGGCGTTCCTGTTGGCACGAGCATCGCCGCATTGGCATCGTCGCTCGACGGATTATTGTGCCAACCGAATGATGCTGTGGTTGCCGCTGCCGATCACGCTCCTGCCGCTGGCTGTGCGACAGCCGTGCCAACGGGCTGCTAAACTGCCAGCCTCACTCGATTTTTCCTGTCATTGCCAATGCCCGCACTCAGCAGCGAACTGATCTATCTCAGCCTGATTCTCGGCCTGTTGATTTTGCCGCGCGCCTTGCAGCGCTTTCGTATTCCGGCGCCATTGACCTGCCTGCTGTTTGGCATCGGTGCCACTTTTGCAACAGTCGAGTTCAGTCAGGACAAAACCATTGCCCTGCTGGCGGTGCTTGGTATCTCCTCGCTGTTCCTGTTTGCCGGTCTGGAAATTGAACTGACTGAATTGCGCAAGGGCTGGCGGCCATTGCTCGGTAATGTCGTGACCTATGCCGTGATTCTGGCAGTGGTGGTGGACTTGCTGGTGCGTTTTGCCGGTTTTTCCTGGCCACTGGCCAGTTTGATTGCGCTGGCGCTGTTTACGCCATCGACCGGCTTCATTCTGGATTCGTTGGCTCGATTGGGCTTGTCCGAACAGGAATGCTTCTGGGTCTCCAGTAAAGCCATCGCCATTGAGCTGTTGGCGTTGTTGCTGCTTTTTGTGGTGTTGCAATCGGAGTCGGTCAGCACCTTGCTGTGGTCGTCGTCAGCGCTGGTGGCCATCATTCTGGGCTTGCCCTTGCTGTTCATGCTGCTCGGGCGTCTGGTCGTGCCGCATGCGCCGGGTTCGGAGTTTTCCTTGCTGGTGATGGTCGGCTTGCTGGCGGCCTATATCACCAAGGCGCTCGGTGTTTATTATCTGGTCGGGGCATTTCTGGCCGGTTTTGTTGCGCGCTTGCTGCGCAAACGAATGCCAGCGTTGGCGTCGAATGAAAACCTGCACGCAGTGCGCTTGTTTGCCTCGTTTTTCGTGCCGTTCTATTTTTTTCACGCCGGCCTGACCATTCCGACCGAGGCGCTGAGTGTCAAGGCCTTGCTGTTCGGGATTTTGCTTGCCGTGGTCGTGATCCCACTGCGAATCGGTGTGTTGTGGCTGCAGCGTCGGTTGACGTTTCGCGATGAAGATCGGCGCATCAGTTTGCGGATTGCCGTGACGCTGACGCCAACCCTGGTTTTTACTCTGGTGCTGGCCAATATTGCCGCCAGCCGTTTTGGTTTGGCGGCTGACTATTTTGGCGCGCTGGTTGTTTACGCCGGCATCACCACTGCCTTGCCATCTTTTGTATTTCCACGGGCCGTCAATTTCGACTTGATGGAAATGGAAACATCAATGCCGCCGACACCTTTGCCTGGCGTCAGCATCGATCCTATTACAGGCGAACCATTACAGATGAAAGAGGTATCTGGTGAAAAATCTTGAGGCGGAAGTGGCTGCCAAGTGGCTTTGTACGTGCCTGCTTTAAGGTACTCGACCCCTTTCCTCGTGAACTGACAGGCCCACAACGATGCTTTGGTCAGTGTCCATGCGGTGGAGGCTATGTCCGACAATGAGATAGTTATTACTGTCCTGGCTTGTAGGGCAAACGATCAAATTTTCTTCGGTGATAAGTTGTGCGCGGTGAATATTATAATGAAGCAAGGAGCATCCGATATCAGCGACCGGAACAATGGCGGTGTTGGCTAGCAAGTATGAGGTGATTGGACCGTAACGAGAATTAAGGCCCTGTAATAATCGCAGCCATTCTCCATTTTTTGGGTCGATGTAACGGGCATCATATTTTTGAAACGTCCGATCAACGTCACCCTTTTGTAGGTCGTTGAAGAAGGCATCGGCCAACGCTGTCGCAGGTCTGCTATCTACGTAATGAAATTTTCGTGAAAGAATAAATAGCACCACTGACACTACTATAATCGCAACTGCGGCAACACTGGCTCTAGTCTTGTTCACTCAGATCCCTCAGATTGAATATCAC
This region of Permianibacter fluminis genomic DNA includes:
- a CDS encoding cation:proton antiporter, which produces MPALSSELIYLSLILGLLILPRALQRFRIPAPLTCLLFGIGATFATVEFSQDKTIALLAVLGISSLFLFAGLEIELTELRKGWRPLLGNVVTYAVILAVVVDLLVRFAGFSWPLASLIALALFTPSTGFILDSLARLGLSEQECFWVSSKAIAIELLALLLLFVVLQSESVSTLLWSSSALVAIILGLPLLFMLLGRLVVPHAPGSEFSLLVMVGLLAAYITKALGVYYLVGAFLAGFVARLLRKRMPALASNENLHAVRLFASFFVPFYFFHAGLTIPTEALSVKALLFGILLAVVVIPLRIGVLWLQRRLTFRDEDRRISLRIAVTLTPTLVFTLVLANIAASRFGLAADYFGALVVYAGITTALPSFVFPRAVNFDLMEMETSMPPTPLPGVSIDPITGEPLQMKEVSGEKS
- a CDS encoding TonB-dependent receptor plug domain-containing protein gives rise to the protein MRMWLAGGAALLMALSVNAQDDVLAGGSADDALFAEMPMVLTASRLKQPQAEVPAAVTLIDRELIRLSGARTLPEVLRLVPGMLVGYRYGHTATVGYHGLVEENAHRMQVLIDGRSVFEPALARILWNDIPLALDDVQRIEVTRGPNSALYGANSFFAIVNIITRHPVDAAGTTLTVSQGDKQIRDTLLRHGGHTEAGSDYRLTVGTRADDGFDINEEGDKQYDGYDSAFINAAWQQQTADGDRLSAQFGFKRGDKEITELDPYESAPYHNVDDDNAYLQASWTSDLSPSHERRLQAYINYNDTEEEWDSCPPGVFLSNELGALFNADEAYTLALLEAYSNGDPLPPPPSAEIAALLPPIFARIAGGGLAPVCGLANQNLLETRADIELQDTLTLSDRLRVVAGLSARADRVKSETYFGGKRSSDLLRAFANAEWRWRDDVLLHAGAMLEHDDIVGTELSPRLAVNWAINDQHSVRAIIARAVRTPDLFEEYGRFSYRLRELQSPVNGSESDALFFQHSESAGGLAPERILSRELGLYARYLDNRLELDLKLFNDSLSNLVEGQTQLYGFSLDNGGHADQRGAELQINYRPSSAWRVMAASSLLELSHTSIGRYERASAKHSSQALIGYRLPTDTELSLTWYELDDFWDRDYRLLGARIGHEFNVGKRTRLGVALVLQSRRDRGYFFDEDNNESDYNYGWINASLSF
- the pmbA gene encoding metalloprotease PmbA encodes the protein MDVTAELQRLSTLVGDMLADANRLGASAAEVAVSRDVGLQVQVRNGDVETVEFNRDGGFGITVYFGQRKASVSSTDTRAEALQLAVRKACEIARHTADDPYAGLPDADRLATVFPELSLDHPYGMTADQAVELALRCEAAGLARHPQVKKTDSVSFSSHRGVRFYGNSLGFMAGVPSTRHSLSATLIAEDAGGMQRDWWYTVARDPAELLSAEEVGRKAADRAARRLGARRMRTGSVPVILVPEVARGFLGHLLSAIRGGNLYRKASFLCDALGKPVLPDWLSLRELPHVPKALGSGAFDDEGVATYEHDIVRAGVLDSYVLSSYSARRLGLRSTGNAGGVHNIAVQSQQQKRSFDQLLRELNEGVVITSVMGQGVNIVTGDYSRGASGFYVANGEIQYPVEEITIAGQLPQLLHGIRAMADDVEMQSLIWTGSLLVEGFTVASQGNSDE